From Sparus aurata chromosome 9, fSpaAur1.1, whole genome shotgun sequence, a single genomic window includes:
- the LOC115587544 gene encoding uncharacterized protein CXorf21 homolog, which yields MLCEGRLLSMTYGDLWELDPLPPQRACGLPRAAAALRPGPARHAPLVYHSSPEQTGCLDNRSVSAELYISPLQSSDLHRAQSGRQISLEIEIPAQACSGGDSPFLVPSSCQSICQNYSDLHIAGDQVLPISANDGELRLGTESQAAGPFLQSCDVLPAVEESPPRQTSQGGLLHPLRGGSNRWRMGSTRDRSFLFQEREAPFSNSLLNHYLEQKLMDLYQQYMMENMAREGDSDPGPICPLLGSELVLTSLDQITLQLSREGNLEASLAKDMVLSCLLRVAGDMQSSEISTPFLQISNEASREQLTENKEELPQCPGAQSSNPASHFSSHQPQQE from the coding sequence ATGCTTTGTGAAGGCAGATTGTTGAGCATGACCTATGGTGACTTGTGGGAGCTggatcccctccctcctcagaGGGCTTGTGGGCTGCCGAGAGCAGCTGCTGCCCTCAGGCCGGGCCCCGCCAGACACGCTCCACTCGTTTATCACAGTTCCCCCGAGCAGACAGGTTGTTTGGACAACAGGAGTGTGTCGGCGGAGTTGTACATTTCCCCGCTGCAGTCTTCGGACCTCCACAGAGCCCAGTCAGGGAGACAGATCTCTCTAGAGATCGAGATCCCGGCTCAGGCTTGCTCAGGTGGTGATTCCCCTTTCTTGGTTCCCTCCTCCTGTCAGAGCATCTGTCAAAACTACAGCGACCTCCATATTGCAGGCGACCAGGTGCTGCCTATCTCAGCCAATGATGGTGAGCTGCGGCTTGGCACTGAGAGCCAGGCAGCCGGGCCCTTCCTCCAGTCCTGCGATGTCCTACCAGCCGTGGAGGAGTCTCCTCCGAGACAGACGTCTCAGGGGGGGCTTCTGCATCCACTCAGGGGAGGGTCAAATCGCTGGAGAATGGGGAGCACCCGCGATCGGAGCTTTTTGTTCCAGGAGCGTGAAGCCCCATTCTCAAACTCTCTTCTAAATCACTACCTGGAGCAGAAGCTCATGGACTTGTACCAGCAGTACATGATGGAGAACATGGCCAGGGAGGGGGATTCTGACCCAGGCCCCATATGCCCCCTGCTGGGCTCAgagctggtcctgaccagccTAGACCAGATCACTCTGCAGCTGAGTCGGGAAGGCAACCTGGAGGCCAGCCTGGCCAAGGACATGGTTCTCAGCTGCCTGCTGCGGGTGGCCGGTGACATGCAGTCAAGTGAGATCAGCACTCCCTTTCTGCAGATTTCAAATGAGGCGAGCAGGGAGCAGCTCACAGAGAATAAAGAGGAGTTACCCCAGTGTCCAGGAGCTCAGTCATCCAATCCTGCCTCTCATTTTAGTTCTCATCAGCCACAACAAGAATGA
- the c9h13orf42 gene encoding uncharacterized protein C13orf42 isoform X2 → MFRKINNVFRPNHHGHRGRDGAGGPGGGLRSEQDYHSACTVRLVRSTSMLVVGERSQAAAAGSTLKRSKSTVSIESTLYYYQRQEDRIWLYSQNQNCLEYLEALVALRRQYTKSVSDLKSSEAKATVSSKKKPAPPPPPPPRRDEPISRAKPSAPPVPDEEDTLQFFDEVIASCDSEPLRKPYQDDGHADVDFIGPCRVENVSGGREQKFSKFLLTCDRILSQGSVPSH, encoded by the exons ATGTTCAGGAAGATCAACAATGTGTTCCGTCCAAACCATCACGGACACAGAGGGCGGGACGGTGCCGGCGGTCCCGGCGGTGGACTCCGGTCCGAGCAGGACTACCACAGCGCCTGCACCGTCCGGCTGGTCCGCAGCACCTCCATGCTGGTGGTGGGGGAGAGGAGCCAGGCCGCCGCAGCGGGCTCCACTCTGAAACGGAGCAAGAGCACCGTGAGCATCGAGTCGACCTTGTACTATTATCAGAGACAAGAGGATCGGATATGGCTGTACTCTCAGAATCAGAACTGCCTCGAGTACCTGGAGGCTCTCGTGGCTCTGAGGCGGCAGTACACAAAGAGCGTGAGTGACTTGAAAAGCAGCGAGGCCAAGGCCACAGTGTCCTCCAAGAAGAAGCCGgccccgccgccgccgccgccgcctcgcAGGGACGAGCCG ATATCAAGAGCCAAACCCTCCGCGCCTCCGGTCCCCGACGAGGAGGACACTCTGCAGTTCTTTGACGAGGTCATCGCCAGCTGTGACAGCGAGCCTCTGCGCAAACCCTACCAGGACGATGGACACGCAGATGTGGACTTCATAG GTCCCTGCAGGGTTGAGAATGTGTCCGGTGGTCGAGAGCAGAAGTTCTCAAAGTTTCTTCTGACATGTGATAGGATTTTGTCCCAGGGTTCAGTTCCATCACATTAA
- the c9h13orf42 gene encoding uncharacterized protein C13orf42 isoform X1, whose amino-acid sequence MFRKINNVFRPNHHGHRGRDGAGGPGGGLRSEQDYHSACTVRLVRSTSMLVVGERSQAAAAGSTLKRSKSTVSIESTLYYYQRQEDRIWLYSQNQNCLEYLEALVALRRQYTKSVSDLKSSEAKATVSSKKKPAPPPPPPPRRDEPISRAKPSAPPVPDEEDTLQFFDEVIASCDSEPLRKPYQDDGHADVDFIVASSSAEHDLHSNWVLRVPRVADDSKQKEVPDCAKESARRKKNQSGSTSSRLRLQRNPIHLPKVVESAFQTLRFKPKLKKQ is encoded by the exons ATGTTCAGGAAGATCAACAATGTGTTCCGTCCAAACCATCACGGACACAGAGGGCGGGACGGTGCCGGCGGTCCCGGCGGTGGACTCCGGTCCGAGCAGGACTACCACAGCGCCTGCACCGTCCGGCTGGTCCGCAGCACCTCCATGCTGGTGGTGGGGGAGAGGAGCCAGGCCGCCGCAGCGGGCTCCACTCTGAAACGGAGCAAGAGCACCGTGAGCATCGAGTCGACCTTGTACTATTATCAGAGACAAGAGGATCGGATATGGCTGTACTCTCAGAATCAGAACTGCCTCGAGTACCTGGAGGCTCTCGTGGCTCTGAGGCGGCAGTACACAAAGAGCGTGAGTGACTTGAAAAGCAGCGAGGCCAAGGCCACAGTGTCCTCCAAGAAGAAGCCGgccccgccgccgccgccgccgcctcgcAGGGACGAGCCG ATATCAAGAGCCAAACCCTCCGCGCCTCCGGTCCCCGACGAGGAGGACACTCTGCAGTTCTTTGACGAGGTCATCGCCAGCTGTGACAGCGAGCCTCTGCGCAAACCCTACCAGGACGATGGACACGCAGATGTGGACTTCATAG TGGCCTCCAGCTCGGCCGAACACGACCTCCACTCCAACTGGGTCCTGCGGGTTCCTCGGGTCGCGGATGACTCCAAGCAGAAAGAGGTTCCAGATTGTGCCAAGGAAAGCGCCCGGAGGAAGAAAAACCAGAGCGGGTCAACGAGCAGCCGACTGCGACTGCAGAGGAACCCGATCCATCTTCCCAAAGTGGTGGAGAGTGCATTCCAGACTCTGAGGTTCAAGCCTAAATTAAAAAAGCAGTGA